A genomic region of Exiguobacterium sp. Helios contains the following coding sequences:
- a CDS encoding YfbR-like 5'-deoxynucleotidase produces MQNGNFIRMLTRMQNVPRWDEYAPRFPDNAASHSFRVALFSLMASYIEEEVADTKYDRLTLLGKSLFHDMNEVITGPIKHRTKKEPTLHAHIQAMERQASEKLVALLSKSLQPDFTNYLVFAEDDSTEGKLVEAIDTFDAMLFAKREAEVTGSTFFLDKANELKEALSVHPLFSIRTLTESVWAEDDMSRFIDNVLMMDTIRRWKGRFNTIDDNDATHAFRAASLGLFNGLIESKKYGVKINTAEVVSRLLCHDLVEGTTGDVLGPVKHATPVTAAAFEAYERTEGEALINLLPSSMRKEFHRFVVEAKDDTYEGQMVDVVDKLDALIKMNMERKLNGVEYETGYRAQLKKVQTAYENPSVVFFLAYVLHDLDYVTS; encoded by the coding sequence ATGCAAAACGGTAATTTTATTCGCATGTTGACACGGATGCAGAATGTCCCGCGTTGGGACGAATATGCCCCTCGCTTTCCGGATAATGCGGCGAGTCACAGCTTTCGTGTCGCTTTATTCAGTTTGATGGCGAGTTATATTGAAGAAGAGGTAGCAGATACTAAATACGATCGATTGACGTTGCTTGGAAAATCCTTGTTCCACGATATGAACGAGGTCATCACGGGACCGATTAAACACCGGACAAAAAAAGAACCGACGTTGCATGCCCACATCCAGGCGATGGAGCGCCAGGCGAGTGAAAAACTCGTTGCGTTGCTGTCGAAGTCCCTTCAACCGGATTTCACGAATTATCTGGTGTTTGCAGAAGATGACTCAACAGAAGGAAAGCTGGTCGAAGCAATCGACACGTTTGATGCGATGCTGTTTGCGAAACGGGAAGCAGAAGTGACGGGATCGACGTTTTTCCTCGACAAGGCGAATGAACTCAAAGAGGCACTATCGGTTCATCCGTTGTTTTCAATTCGGACGTTGACGGAGTCAGTTTGGGCAGAGGATGACATGTCACGTTTCATTGACAACGTCTTGATGATGGATACGATTCGGCGCTGGAAAGGACGATTCAATACGATTGACGACAATGATGCGACACATGCGTTCCGTGCGGCATCACTCGGTTTGTTCAACGGATTGATTGAGTCCAAAAAATACGGTGTGAAGATCAATACGGCAGAAGTCGTTTCGCGTCTGTTGTGTCATGACCTGGTCGAAGGGACAACAGGCGATGTCCTCGGACCTGTCAAACATGCGACCCCGGTCACGGCAGCAGCTTTTGAAGCGTATGAACGGACGGAAGGCGAAGCGTTGATCAATTTGTTGCCGTCCTCGATGCGAAAGGAATTTCACCGGTTCGTCGTCGAAGCAAAAGATGATACGTACGAAGGACAGATGGTTGATGTCGTCGATAAGCTCGATGCGTTGATCAAGATGAACATGGAACGAAAATTGAATGGTGTGGAATATGAGACCGGTTACCGGGCCCAGTTGAAGAAAGTCCAAACGGCCTATGAAAATCCATCCGTCGTCTTCTTTTTAGCTTATGTCTTACACGATTTAGACTACGTGACATCTTAA
- a CDS encoding aminoglycoside phosphotransferase family protein, producing MNNIIATILKYAGLEGKAVIPLIGATSSYVFRAGNSVFRIHTNPAWLKQEPDLVAHEVFALRATGRLGPDVENYQLTWEGEIPPWIQMTCLPGEVRLEPLNRAYLKQLAKTLVAIHQLPVPEALYRYAPYVTKRTVPFWAVQKEMWQRAVAEPPATSQQVRFIHRDFHPVNVLYESAEKYNVVDWISGCVGPIEADVAHCRLNLALLESVEAADQFLAEYIACSGFSYDRKWDLTAVFDFEPDTLDVYPGWKAYGKANISQGNVRERMENIVLKVYENDESGY from the coding sequence ATGAACAATATCATCGCAACCATCTTAAAGTATGCCGGCTTGGAAGGGAAAGCGGTTATCCCCTTAATAGGAGCGACTTCCTCGTACGTGTTTCGAGCGGGGAATAGTGTTTTTCGAATTCATACCAATCCTGCCTGGCTAAAACAGGAACCGGACCTCGTCGCGCACGAGGTCTTTGCGTTACGGGCGACCGGTAGATTAGGGCCGGATGTCGAAAATTATCAATTGACGTGGGAGGGGGAGATTCCCCCATGGATTCAAATGACGTGTTTACCGGGAGAAGTCCGACTCGAACCGTTAAATCGAGCGTACCTCAAACAATTGGCAAAAACGTTAGTTGCGATTCATCAACTGCCGGTTCCAGAAGCCTTGTACCGGTATGCACCATACGTGACAAAGCGAACGGTTCCTTTTTGGGCAGTTCAAAAGGAAATGTGGCAACGGGCTGTGGCAGAACCGCCGGCAACGAGTCAACAAGTTCGATTCATCCACCGCGATTTTCATCCGGTCAATGTGTTATACGAATCAGCTGAAAAGTATAACGTAGTCGATTGGATTAGTGGCTGTGTTGGACCCATTGAAGCAGATGTCGCCCATTGCCGATTAAATCTGGCGTTGCTTGAATCGGTCGAAGCAGCAGATCAATTTTTAGCTGAATATATTGCTTGCAGTGGATTTTCGTACGATCGGAAATGGGATTTAACAGCTGTTTTTGATTTTGAACCGGACACCCTCGATGTTTATCCCGGTTGGAAAGCATATGGGAAGGCAAACATCAGTCAGGGCAATGTTCGGGAACGGATGGAAAACATTGTATTGAAAGTTTATGAAAATGACGAAAGCGGTTACTAA
- a CDS encoding biotin/lipoate A/B protein ligase family protein, producing the protein MGIELLKQEHYRIFDQTSLGNTFHATQSFAMDDTLCASVATEGAAIRSWVHHETVVLGIQDARLPHLDDGIDVLHAHGFQPVIRNSGGLAVVLDAGVLNISLVLPERGGIDIDSGYEAMLALVRQMFAEETDAIVAGEVVGSYCPGSYDLSIAGKKFAGISQRRVRGGVAVQIYLCVNGSGSARAQLVRDFYAAALQGEATKFVYPTVVPETMASLEELLQLPFTVEDCLVRVYRSLMELGATLTPSVLSEVENERFGVNLGRMLDRNEKVLG; encoded by the coding sequence ATGGGAATCGAACTCTTAAAACAAGAACATTATCGTATTTTTGATCAAACGTCACTCGGAAACACCTTTCATGCCACACAATCGTTTGCGATGGACGATACATTGTGCGCCTCCGTCGCTACAGAGGGTGCCGCCATCCGCTCCTGGGTCCACCATGAAACGGTTGTCCTTGGGATTCAAGATGCGCGTCTCCCTCATCTCGATGATGGAATCGACGTCTTACACGCTCATGGTTTTCAACCGGTCATCCGCAATTCCGGCGGGCTGGCCGTCGTGCTCGATGCCGGTGTCCTGAACATCTCGCTTGTCCTCCCGGAACGCGGTGGAATCGATATCGACAGCGGCTATGAAGCAATGCTCGCCCTTGTCCGGCAGATGTTCGCCGAAGAAACCGATGCCATCGTCGCCGGTGAGGTCGTCGGATCATATTGCCCCGGATCCTATGATTTATCGATTGCCGGCAAAAAGTTCGCCGGTATTTCACAGCGGCGTGTCCGCGGAGGCGTCGCGGTTCAAATTTACCTCTGCGTGAACGGCAGTGGCAGTGCCCGGGCGCAACTTGTCCGTGATTTTTATGCTGCCGCCCTACAAGGAGAAGCGACCAAGTTCGTGTATCCGACAGTCGTTCCCGAAACAATGGCCTCTTTGGAAGAGCTGTTGCAACTCCCCTTCACGGTCGAAGACTGCTTGGTACGTGTTTACCGCTCCTTAATGGAACTTGGCGCGACACTCACGCCGTCCGTCTTGAGCGAGGTCGAGAACGAACGCTTCGGTGTAAACCTGGGTCGGATGTTGGATCGAAATGAAAAAGTCCTAGGTTGA
- a CDS encoding flotillin family protein, translating to MNPIIIVAIIAGALILALIALFVTKYRTVGPEEALIVSGSYLGNSPTVNTDESGNRVKIIRGGGAFILPVFQQASPLSLLSSKLEVTTPEVYTEQGVPVMADGTAIIKIGSSISEIATAAEQFLGKSKEDREGEAREVLEGHLRSILGSMTVEEIYKNRDKFSQEVQRVASQDLAKMGLIIVSFTIKDVRDKNGYLESLGKPRIAQVRRDADIATADAEKETRIKRAEASKDAKKAELERATEIAEAEKENQLKMADYRREQDIAKAKADQAYDLENARAQQEVTEQQMQIKIIERQKQIELEEREILRREKQYDAEVKKRADADRYSIEQAAQADRAKQYAEADATKYRIEASAKADAERIRLDGLAKAEAERAQGETEADIIRLKGLAEAEAKEKIAQAFEQFGQAAILDMVVRMMPEYAKQVAAPLGNIDKITVVDTGSGEGGGANRVTGYATDLMASLQETLKASSGIDVKDLIENFSGKGTAKPLTVNLNQGEPVVSGKSE from the coding sequence ATGAATCCGATTATTATTGTAGCAATCATAGCCGGCGCACTGATTTTAGCGCTGATCGCCTTATTCGTCACAAAGTACCGCACAGTCGGACCGGAAGAAGCGTTGATTGTGTCCGGGAGTTATCTCGGGAACAGTCCGACCGTCAACACTGATGAATCCGGCAACCGGGTCAAAATCATCCGTGGCGGCGGAGCGTTTATCTTACCTGTCTTTCAACAAGCATCCCCGCTCAGTCTGCTGTCGAGCAAGCTCGAAGTGACGACACCGGAAGTCTATACAGAGCAGGGTGTTCCGGTCATGGCAGACGGGACAGCAATCATCAAAATCGGCAGCTCGATTTCTGAAATCGCGACGGCAGCCGAACAATTCCTCGGTAAATCAAAAGAAGACCGAGAAGGCGAAGCACGGGAAGTCCTTGAAGGGCACTTACGGTCAATTCTTGGTTCGATGACAGTCGAAGAAATTTACAAAAACCGTGATAAATTCTCACAGGAAGTGCAACGTGTCGCGTCACAGGATTTAGCGAAAATGGGACTGATCATCGTCTCGTTCACGATCAAAGACGTCCGCGATAAAAACGGTTATTTGGAATCACTCGGGAAACCGCGGATTGCCCAGGTCCGCCGCGATGCCGATATCGCAACAGCCGACGCAGAAAAAGAAACACGGATCAAGCGGGCGGAAGCCTCAAAAGATGCGAAAAAAGCTGAACTCGAACGGGCAACGGAAATTGCGGAAGCGGAAAAAGAAAATCAACTGAAGATGGCAGATTACCGCCGCGAGCAGGATATCGCAAAAGCGAAAGCCGACCAGGCGTATGATCTTGAAAATGCACGCGCCCAGCAGGAAGTCACGGAACAACAGATGCAAATTAAAATCATCGAACGTCAGAAACAAATTGAGCTCGAAGAACGCGAGATTCTTCGTCGTGAGAAACAATACGATGCGGAAGTCAAAAAACGGGCGGACGCTGACCGTTATTCCATTGAGCAGGCGGCCCAAGCCGACCGGGCGAAACAATATGCGGAAGCTGATGCGACGAAGTACCGGATTGAAGCCTCTGCCAAAGCCGACGCTGAACGGATTCGTCTTGACGGTCTTGCGAAAGCGGAAGCAGAGCGGGCGCAAGGGGAGACAGAAGCCGATATCATCCGTCTGAAGGGTCTCGCGGAAGCGGAAGCGAAAGAAAAGATCGCTCAAGCGTTCGAACAGTTCGGACAAGCGGCGATTCTCGACATGGTTGTCCGGATGATGCCGGAATATGCGAAACAGGTCGCAGCACCACTCGGCAACATCGACAAGATTACAGTCGTCGATACAGGGAGCGGCGAAGGCGGCGGAGCAAACCGGGTGACCGGATACGCAACCGACTTGATGGCGTCATTGCAGGAGACACTGAAAGCGTCATCCGGCATCGATGTCAAAGACTTGATTGAAAACTTCTCGGGTAAAGGAACGGCGAAACCATTGACGGTCAACTTGAATCAAGGGGAACCAGTTGTGTCCGGCAAATCTGAATGA
- a CDS encoding HD domain-containing protein — translation MYQSLGQLKETKVFKDPVHRYIYVSDQLIWQLIGTKEFQRLRRIKQLGTSFLTFHGAEHTRFHHSLGVYEITRQLIDVFNGRADWDDQYRELTLVAALLHDVGHGPFSHAFENVFGVDHEEWTERIILGDTEIKQVLDQVGEGFAEEVASIINKTHPNQLLVTMISSQLDVDRMDYLLRDAHFAGVSYGKFDLERMLRVLRPAPNQMVVKQSGMHSIEDYIMRRYQMYWQVYLHPVTRSSDYLLKAILERAKELYTGGYAFTIDPVHLSPLFTQQMSLKNYLALDETIVYFYFQQWAEEEDDVLSDLARRFVDRKLFKYVDYPAEKRARVHEKLCALFEKIGLDPTYYLLEDKLSRLPYDLYGDNGEISKQPIMLQMKNGQMKEISQVSPLVQAIANSRQTDEKLFFPQEILHDLREFANEKMQIDQLLLGEEI, via the coding sequence ATGTATCAGTCACTGGGACAGCTAAAAGAAACAAAAGTATTCAAGGATCCCGTTCATCGCTACATCTATGTCAGCGACCAATTGATTTGGCAATTAATCGGAACAAAAGAATTTCAACGTCTGCGCCGGATTAAACAGCTCGGCACATCATTTTTGACGTTCCATGGAGCCGAGCATACCCGTTTTCATCACTCGCTTGGCGTGTACGAGATTACCCGTCAATTGATTGATGTCTTTAATGGTCGCGCCGACTGGGACGATCAGTACCGCGAATTGACACTCGTCGCCGCACTCTTGCACGATGTCGGTCATGGTCCGTTTTCCCATGCCTTTGAGAATGTGTTTGGTGTTGATCATGAAGAATGGACGGAACGGATTATCCTTGGGGATACAGAAATCAAACAGGTCCTCGATCAGGTCGGGGAAGGATTTGCAGAAGAAGTCGCGTCAATCATCAACAAAACCCATCCCAATCAATTGCTTGTGACGATGATCAGTTCCCAGCTCGATGTCGACCGGATGGATTACTTGTTGCGGGATGCACATTTCGCCGGTGTCAGTTACGGAAAGTTTGATCTCGAACGGATGTTGCGTGTCCTGCGTCCGGCACCGAATCAGATGGTCGTCAAGCAGTCCGGGATGCATTCGATCGAAGATTACATCATGCGGCGTTATCAGATGTACTGGCAGGTCTATCTCCATCCCGTGACGCGTTCGAGCGATTACTTATTAAAAGCGATTCTTGAGCGGGCAAAAGAACTGTATACGGGCGGGTATGCCTTCACGATTGATCCGGTGCACTTAAGTCCACTTTTTACACAACAGATGTCGCTGAAGAATTATCTGGCACTGGATGAGACGATCGTCTACTTCTATTTCCAGCAGTGGGCAGAGGAAGAGGACGACGTATTAAGCGATTTAGCACGCCGGTTCGTGGATCGGAAATTATTTAAATATGTGGATTATCCGGCAGAAAAGCGCGCGCGTGTCCACGAAAAACTTTGTGCCTTATTTGAAAAAATCGGGCTCGATCCAACCTATTATCTGCTCGAAGACAAGCTCAGCCGCCTGCCGTACGACTTATATGGAGATAATGGCGAAATCAGTAAACAACCGATCATGCTGCAGATGAAAAATGGTCAGATGAAAGAGATCTCGCAAGTCTCGCCGCTCGTTCAGGCGATTGCCAATTCACGTCAGACGGATGAAAAGCTATTTTTCCCGCAGGAAATCCTGCATGACTTACGGGAATTTGCGAACGAGAAGATGCAAATCGATCAATTGTTACTTGGAGAAGAAATATGA
- a CDS encoding TerC family protein: protein MDIGLITQYATVGLVLIILQGLLSADNAMVMAVLVRPLPDDQRKKALFYGLIGALVLRFVAIFFASYLATIWELQALGAIYLFYVAFKGIIEARSNKHQVPDAMASQKASPNFWWTVVKVEFSDLAFAVDSTLAAVAMATTLPMIGGTIGGLNTGQFWVVFFSGIIGLVIMRYFASWFVVLLQKRPGIEEAAFWLVAWVGVKLVVMTLAHPSIHVLPHEFPESTLWQSIFWIVLVLILVLGWFRSGTKTDE from the coding sequence ATGGATATTGGATTAATTACACAGTATGCGACGGTTGGGCTTGTTTTAATCATTTTACAAGGTCTGCTGTCAGCTGATAACGCCATGGTCATGGCTGTTCTCGTGCGTCCGTTGCCGGACGATCAACGAAAAAAGGCATTGTTTTATGGATTGATCGGAGCACTTGTTTTACGCTTCGTTGCGATTTTCTTCGCGTCTTACCTGGCGACGATTTGGGAGCTTCAGGCACTCGGCGCCATTTATTTGTTCTATGTTGCCTTCAAAGGGATTATCGAAGCACGTTCAAACAAACATCAGGTTCCCGATGCAATGGCGTCACAAAAAGCGTCGCCGAACTTTTGGTGGACGGTTGTCAAAGTCGAGTTCTCGGATTTAGCGTTCGCGGTCGACTCGACGCTCGCAGCTGTTGCGATGGCGACGACGTTACCAATGATCGGCGGAACAATCGGCGGCTTGAACACAGGACAATTCTGGGTTGTCTTCTTCAGCGGAATCATTGGACTTGTCATCATGCGTTACTTCGCCAGCTGGTTTGTCGTCTTATTACAAAAACGGCCGGGAATCGAAGAAGCTGCCTTTTGGCTCGTTGCGTGGGTCGGGGTCAAGCTTGTCGTCATGACACTGGCGCATCCGTCGATTCATGTCTTACCGCATGAATTCCCGGAAAGCACGCTTTGGCAATCGATTTTCTGGATTGTACTCGTCTTGATTTTAGTGTTAGGTTGGTTTAGAAGTGGTACGAAAACAGACGAATAA
- a CDS encoding TerC family protein, translating to MDWQLVLQYAWVVLVLIALEGLLSADNALVLAVMVKHLPGEQQKKALFYGLAGAFVLRFAALFAISFLVDIWQIQALGAAYLLIMGLRHIYKTIKARRIGENHGAENELDAEPKSDEPVSKAEFWKTVAKIEFADLAFAVDSILAAVALAVALPNWGTGEIGGLNTGHFVVILTGGLMGVVLMRFAARVFVKLLGERPGLETAAFAIVAWVGVKLAVLALEHPKYHASIEGTIFEAWKLPEGFAHSTPWQIFFWTVMVGLALWGWFSSPKTKSNPDAEKKVEKNL from the coding sequence ATGGATTGGCAGTTAGTACTTCAATATGCCTGGGTTGTCCTCGTCTTAATCGCGTTAGAAGGACTCCTTTCGGCAGATAACGCACTTGTCTTGGCCGTCATGGTAAAACATTTACCGGGCGAGCAGCAGAAAAAGGCTTTATTTTATGGATTAGCAGGAGCATTCGTTCTTCGATTTGCAGCATTGTTCGCAATCTCATTCCTCGTCGATATTTGGCAGATCCAAGCACTTGGTGCCGCCTACCTGTTAATCATGGGACTCCGGCATATTTATAAGACGATCAAAGCCCGGCGAATCGGTGAGAATCATGGGGCGGAAAATGAACTCGACGCAGAACCGAAATCAGATGAGCCGGTTTCTAAAGCCGAGTTCTGGAAAACAGTCGCGAAGATTGAATTCGCCGACCTCGCGTTTGCCGTCGATTCAATTTTGGCAGCCGTCGCACTTGCCGTTGCGCTCCCGAACTGGGGAACAGGTGAAATTGGTGGCTTGAACACCGGTCACTTCGTCGTCATTTTGACAGGTGGACTGATGGGTGTCGTCCTGATGCGTTTTGCAGCCCGCGTCTTCGTTAAGTTACTGGGGGAACGTCCGGGTCTTGAAACAGCAGCATTCGCCATCGTTGCCTGGGTCGGTGTAAAACTTGCGGTCCTCGCACTCGAACACCCTAAATACCATGCATCAATCGAAGGTACGATTTTCGAAGCATGGAAACTTCCGGAAGGATTCGCCCACAGCACACCGTGGCAAATCTTCTTCTGGACAGTCATGGTCGGTCTCGCACTCTGGGGTTGGTTCTCTTCTCCGAAGACGAAATCAAATCCGGATGCTGAAAAGAAAGTCGAAAAAAATCTGTAA
- a CDS encoding Bcr/CflA family multidrug efflux MFS transporter, producing MTNTSPIQTKRLTLILILGSLAALGPLSIDMYLPAFPDMSRSFGASASSIQLSLTACMLGMAIGQIIVGPLSDVRGRKRPLILALFAYLLASLACAFAPTIEILIALRFVQGAAGASGIVISRAIVRDLFEGPELTKFFAALSLVNGTAPILAPIIGGQILRFGDWRVVFYLLAILSTLMLIAVAFRLPETLPVHHRVEGNLKTTFGTFGRLLSDRTFIGYAFAQAFAMGAMFAYISGSPFVLQNIYGASPQQFSFLFGLNGIGIILAAQTAGRLAGRVDSEKMMRIALTVVALAGICLFLALTLSDSLILVMIPLFFVVSSVGMISTLGFTLAMQNYGSTAGSASALLGLLPMLVGSLVSPLVGVMGEESALPMGLIIMTLDCLALLVYTLLIVRRNQ from the coding sequence ATGACGAACACTTCACCGATTCAAACCAAACGATTGACCCTAATCCTGATTTTAGGATCACTCGCCGCACTCGGTCCACTTTCGATTGACATGTATTTACCGGCATTTCCGGACATGTCGCGTTCATTTGGCGCCAGTGCTTCCTCGATCCAACTAAGCTTGACCGCCTGTATGCTCGGGATGGCAATCGGGCAGATCATCGTCGGTCCGCTCAGTGATGTCCGGGGACGAAAACGTCCGTTGATATTGGCCTTATTTGCCTATTTACTGGCATCGCTCGCCTGTGCCTTTGCGCCGACGATTGAAATTTTGATTGCTTTACGTTTCGTTCAAGGAGCAGCCGGTGCATCCGGAATCGTCATCTCGCGGGCGATCGTCCGGGATTTGTTCGAAGGGCCAGAATTGACGAAGTTTTTTGCGGCGTTATCACTGGTCAACGGAACGGCACCGATTTTGGCGCCGATCATCGGGGGCCAAATTTTGCGGTTCGGCGACTGGCGCGTCGTATTTTATCTGCTTGCCATCTTAAGTACGTTGATGCTGATTGCAGTCGCGTTCCGGTTGCCGGAAACCCTGCCGGTTCATCACCGGGTCGAAGGGAATTTGAAGACGACCTTCGGGACGTTTGGACGCTTGCTGTCAGACCGGACCTTCATCGGGTATGCCTTTGCCCAAGCGTTTGCGATGGGTGCGATGTTTGCGTATATCTCCGGTTCCCCGTTCGTTTTACAAAACATCTACGGGGCGAGTCCGCAACAATTCAGTTTTCTGTTCGGTCTGAACGGGATCGGAATCATTCTGGCTGCCCAAACGGCCGGACGGTTGGCCGGGCGCGTCGACAGTGAGAAAATGATGCGGATCGCCTTGACGGTCGTCGCCTTAGCCGGGATCTGTCTGTTTCTTGCGCTGACGTTATCCGACTCCTTGATTCTCGTTATGATTCCGTTGTTCTTCGTCGTTTCGAGTGTCGGGATGATTTCGACGCTCGGTTTTACCTTGGCGATGCAAAACTACGGTTCGACGGCCGGAAGTGCTTCGGCCTTGCTTGGTCTGTTGCCGATGCTTGTCGGCTCACTCGTCTCGCCACTCGTTGGCGTGATGGGGGAAGAGTCGGCGTTGCCGATGGGCTTGATCATCATGACACTTGATTGTCTGGCATTGCTCGTGTATACCTTACTGATTGTCCGAAGAAATCAATAA
- a CDS encoding DegV family protein, whose translation MVRFITDSGADAPKELLDAYGFTVMPFGVLIDEETFFDGESISPVELYEKMRNGAAPKTFQVEVSRMVEVFTEHFKQGESFIYLAFSSELSGTYQTATMLAAELAETYPDVPYAIINTKTASTGQGLFVLDVAEFAKTHSFEETKAYAEQKINTVRHLFTVESLEYLMRGGRVSRASAFIGGLLSILPLLTVEDGKLIPKEKIRGQKKVMNRIVEWMEEARPSIDGHRIIIGHGDSIERAEQLKQLIETQFAPSEVLITIAGAAIGSHTGPGLIVIGYDLPA comes from the coding sequence ATGGTACGTTTTATTACTGACAGCGGTGCTGATGCACCTAAAGAATTACTAGACGCTTACGGCTTCACCGTCATGCCGTTCGGCGTGTTGATTGACGAAGAGACATTTTTCGACGGCGAATCGATTTCACCGGTCGAATTATATGAAAAAATGCGGAACGGGGCGGCACCAAAGACGTTTCAAGTAGAAGTGTCACGGATGGTCGAAGTCTTTACAGAACACTTTAAACAAGGTGAATCGTTCATCTATCTGGCTTTCTCAAGCGAACTATCCGGTACGTATCAAACCGCAACGATGCTCGCAGCAGAACTTGCTGAAACGTATCCGGATGTCCCCTATGCCATCATCAACACGAAAACAGCCTCGACCGGTCAAGGACTGTTCGTGTTAGATGTCGCTGAATTTGCGAAAACCCATTCGTTTGAGGAAACAAAAGCGTATGCCGAACAAAAAATCAATACCGTCCGTCATTTGTTTACGGTCGAATCGCTCGAATACCTGATGCGGGGCGGCCGTGTTTCGCGGGCCAGTGCTTTCATCGGTGGTTTACTGTCGATTCTTCCACTTTTGACGGTCGAAGACGGGAAACTGATTCCAAAAGAAAAGATCCGCGGTCAGAAAAAAGTCATGAACCGGATTGTCGAATGGATGGAAGAAGCACGTCCGTCGATCGATGGACACCGCATCATCATCGGGCACGGCGACTCGATCGAACGCGCGGAACAACTCAAACAATTGATTGAAACCCAGTTCGCACCAAGCGAAGTTTTAATTACGATTGCCGGCGCGGCGATCGGCTCGCACACCGGTCCCGGATTAATCGTCATCGGCTATGATTTACCGGCCTGA
- a CDS encoding NfeD family protein — protein MDVSTLYLYALAAAACGVLLSVVFSDLIPGIDQIFHPTLILSFVILTSAFGFGLEHLTSLGSLVILLISAGISLILTSLLHLFIFVPLAKAEQSISFSEQTLEGRSAIVILPIPEDGYGEILVDDVSGRIAKSAVLFEGPALAQGTKVIIIEIKQGVAHVMTYPTQWKEEMFS, from the coding sequence ATGGACGTTAGTACGCTTTATCTGTATGCCCTTGCCGCTGCTGCCTGCGGTGTTTTACTGTCTGTCGTTTTTTCAGACTTGATTCCCGGTATTGATCAAATCTTTCATCCGACGTTAATCCTGTCCTTTGTCATTTTGACATCCGCTTTCGGATTCGGACTCGAGCATCTGACGTCACTTGGTTCGCTCGTTATTTTGCTGATCAGTGCCGGTATCAGTCTCATCTTGACGTCTTTGTTGCATTTATTCATTTTTGTACCGCTTGCGAAAGCGGAGCAATCCATCAGTTTTTCGGAACAGACGCTTGAAGGACGCAGTGCCATCGTCATCCTCCCGATTCCGGAGGACGGCTACGGTGAAATTCTCGTCGATGATGTGTCAGGACGGATTGCCAAATCCGCCGTTCTTTTTGAAGGTCCGGCTCTGGCACAAGGAACAAAAGTCATCATCATTGAAATTAAACAAGGCGTGGCGCATGTCATGACCTATCCTACGCAGTGGAAAGAGGAGATGTTTTCATGA